DNA from Salvelinus alpinus chromosome 17, SLU_Salpinus.1, whole genome shotgun sequence:
GGGAAGCAAAAAGAATAAAGGGTTAGGGGTGCAGAAGCCAAgctcagtgtttcccaaacaaaGCCCATGTAAAGGAGTAGGCAAGCCCATGTAAAGGAGTAGGAGACTTAAGAAAAACAAGACAGTCATTCGTAGTGGGGGAAGAAATATGCTCCAGTTCGACTGATACATCCTTCCCCTGGAGATGGGTAATGATCCAACAGAACTGCTCAGGGTGACATGTTGGAAATCCTTAAATAAAAATGGTGGAAACATTTCAGGGGTTGAATAAAGAAGTCTAACAGGTTCAGGACCAGGGTTGTCCATGGCCACCATAGTGCAGAAAGCAGAGGTGAGCGAGGCAGTTGTGGTCATACGTACCCAGGACTGAGCGGTTCTCTTTCTTGGGCATGAACGGCTCTTTGTGAATTGCCGTGTTTGGGCGAGCTTTGAAGGTGGCTGCCTCCGCCTGGTGCTTCTGTTCCTCCTTCATCTGAGAACAAAACGGAGGAAATACCGTATGGGTGGCAGGGAATAGGATTTTGTACCATTTGTTGTAAACATGCATGAAGACTGACATACTCTGGCACCAGAATCAAACAATTAGTTATTCCTTGTACTGTATATGGTCAAAGTATGAAAGCAACAGGGCATGAATTCATTAAAGGTTTGTCTTACCATCTGCTCCCAGCGGTCATTCTTGGCGGCTCCCCGCTCGTCGAGGAGCAGCTTGAAGGGCTCAGGCTTGGTGGGCTCAGCCACCTTCTTCTCTGGCAGGACCACCGCATGGAAGTCTGGCAGTGGCTGGGCCTTGAACGTTGGCGCCTGAGGGGTTAAGAACATTAAATAAGTAACAGACAACCATTTAGGCTATATTGTCAGACCAACACCTAGTTAGGACAACATTTCCTAGCTCTACAACTTGCAGCAAAAGGCTATCATTCTTAATCCCAAACAAATGTTGATTCTTAAGTCTTACAAAGCATCCAAAAATAAAAACCTTTCTCTCCGCCATCTAATGACAGGCAAGTGCATCTGTAATGCCATTAGTGGCATCATTCATCAGGTCTACCCATATTGATAGAATGTAAGGCAAATGATACACGAGGAGAAATCTGAACAATTTTAAGGCAGTTAGTGGGGCTACCTCTTCGTGCCTCAGCTCCTCCAGCCTCTTCTCTTTCAGCACCCGCCTCTCGCGCTCCCGCTCTTCAAAGGAGAAGGGgcacacctccacctgggtcttGTCCTGGAGCTTAGGCAGAAAGGGCAGGCCAAAGTGGGGCACAGCATGGGCCTTGAGCGGGGCTGGGGGTTTCACCTCCTCCAATTTTCTGTCCATGCACATCCTCTTCAGGGCCCATGCAggggactctggaacagtgggaCACTGCACCTTCTTTTCCGGGACACCCTGTGAACCAAAAGGTGTGGGTAGACCATTAATAACGGAGCCTTCACATCTTATATACAGTCAGTGTTATACCAGTGCTAGAATGCCTTGAATAGATAGTATGGAGGTAAAAAAACTGAAAGCCTCATACTACTAGCCTGGGTGCCCATCTTCTTCGGTTCTCCTTTGCTTAAGGAGCAGACATGAAACAAACTGTACAACCAATTCAGTGTAAAAATTGATGACAATCCAGTAAAAACATGTTGGTCGTGTAGCactcaccaccacctcctccaggaTCCTGACCGGCAGCGGGCGGGAGCGGAAGGTGTGCTGCTCCTCAGGCTCATCTGGCTTCTTGCTGGCTTGCCGCTCCGCATGTCTCCTGTCCATATGCATATGGAATACCTCTGGGTGCGTGGACTCCTTCACAGTGGGCTTTTTGGGGTTCAGTGCCCCCTCCAGGATCTTTCTGTTCAGCTCCAGGGCCTTGAACTTAAACCTGGAATATACAGGACAGGGGTGGATTAATTTATTAAATGACAAAGTGTTCTGAACAATGCAAATAGCAATAGAATAAGTAGACACAATTCCCTAGTCGAACAATCATATTGGTTCTACACAATGTATTACTATCTGCAAGTTCTGTCCTTCTGAACAGGCCTCCGGCTGAAGGTTGTTGGACTATGGATGAGCTGGAGCAACAGTAAACGTTTTGGCTTTGTTCAAGTCTCATTGGGAGTACACACGGGTAAAAGTAACCCAACAGTCTAATAACTACTATGCAGAGGGTAGAAGGATAGAGTGTGAAGAAGCCATAAGTGTGGATTCACTGTTGGAGTTTCTGGAGCTCCTCGGCCTCCAGCTCAGCGCTGCTCTTGACCGCCGTGGGACGGCTCCTCTGTCGGGTCATCAGTTGAGGGGTGTGAGGGTGGGTGATCTTAAGCTGCTCACTCTTCACAGGCGATGGGCCTGAAAGAGATGACATCATATTGTAATTTGCTGCCACCTCCCTCGTCACACATCTCATGAATCCCAGCCATGCATACAGTGAGCACATCCCAGGGTATGCTATGTGACTGCCACTCAGCTGTAATGTACAACAATGACAAAGCTAACATACGCACCCCTCTCCTGGCTCTGTCGACTACGAAGGTGGTAGCGGGTCGGAGTCCGTTTCTGGAACAGCTCGATCTGTTGGGCCATGGGCATGAAGGGGACAGGGTCCGCCACCTTCCTCTTGCTGCCAGTTGACAGGTTGAAGGGCTTGGGAACAGTGGCACCCTTCGGCGCCTTGGTCTGAGATGGAAATAATTCAGGAGATGAATTAAAAGAAACAAGTAATCAAAAATATGTCAGGTGAATTGGCAACCTAGGTAAGTGGAAAATCATATATTTGTTTGTGTGAACCATCCTTTTAACAGCCATAGCAGCGATGTGGCCAAACAGAAAGCTAGCTACTTACGGGGGAGGACGGGTGCTTGCGGAGCTGAGCAGTGAAGTCCACCTCCATGTGGGTTGATGCAGTGCCTGCCTTGACGCGTCCATCTGTGCTGAAGTTGAACTCTTTGGGTACGGTGGTGGCAAGAGCCAGCTTCTTAGGGAGCTGACCTGAGTGACAAGATGAAATCCCTCTTAAGTCAGGAAGACTTGCAACGCTTCACTCGTAGAAAGGAAGGGGTACTTACTGCCTGCCAAGGCAGCCTTGTAGCTGGCCTCGTTCCTCTTCCGCTTGTCAGCCACCTCCTTCTGAAGAGTCTTGATGTGCACCATCTCCTGCTGCTCAGAGCTCTTATTCCTGGGTGAACACACAATCTAGGGATATTAACCTTCAAAGGCAGTGTTCTACAATCCTGGTCCTAGAGAAGCACTGGTTGTGGAGGCTTTTGTCCTAGCCATGTGCAAACACTTGGTTAGTTGCATAAGGTATTACTGCTATGGCTATAAGACTGTTGGATGTGCCCAGGGAAATGTAAACACTCAAATTCCTTAACGTAGCCATGGACGAAAGGACTGACAGGCTTGTCGGCACCAATATCAGGTCATGGTGCCTCCTTGACTAATTGCTGAATCCATTAGTGATAGAATGCCTTACTGTGTGGTGCTCGCGGCTGCTGCAGCGGGCCGGGCCTGGTTGGCTGCTCTGGGGTTGAGTCGCACGCTAGTACGGACACTACCACTGCGTCTAGGGGGTAGTGATAAGCTCCTGGGAAACAGACAAACCAAGACAGTCTGGTTACTTTTCTCCACAAGACAATTGGTCAAGGTTAATTATTAAACATCAGTCCTTACACTAAAAGCGTATGCCATGCAAAGGTGACAAAACTATATCTGCATGTGAAAAAGTAATACAGTGGGGCataaaagtatttagtcagccaccaattgtgcaagtctcgtc
Protein-coding regions in this window:
- the LOC139542664 gene encoding targeting protein for Xklp2-B-like isoform X5; this translates as MDAEMAQSESASHYEFDAPSHVIDFQALETEDNADIWFEAPSTSSVPTTADALSTSSNIVTSWGNRPAPVAAPPKGPPARPRRVSKRKDAASNEGQHTAPEAAPPVKKLRSSNPTAVRTFRPRRRSLSLPPRRSGSVRTSVRLNPRAANQARPAAAAASTTQNKSSEQQEMVHIKTLQKEVADKRKRNEASYKAALAGSQLPKKLALATTVPKEFNFSTDGRVKAGTASTHMEVDFTAQLRKHPSSPTKAPKGATVPKPFNLSTGSKRKVADPVPFMPMAQQIELFQKRTPTRYHLRSRQSQERGPSPVKSEQLKITHPHTPQLMTRQRSRPTAVKSSAELEAEELQKLQQFKFKALELNRKILEGALNPKKPTVKESTHPEVFHMHMDRRHAERQASKKPDEPEEQHTFRSRPLPVRILEEVVGVPEKKVQCPTVPESPAWALKRMCMDRKLEEVKPPAPLKAHAVPHFGLPFLPKLQDKTQVEVCPFSFEERERERRVLKEKRLEELRHEEAPTFKAQPLPDFHAVVLPEKKVAEPTKPEPFKLLLDERGAAKNDRWEQMMKEEQKHQAEAATFKARPNTAIHKEPFMPKKENRSVLEDINNSVVPEVFQLSTERRAKERLEFERAVSEKEALRARVEEAQRMELEECEKEKMARLRQEQVHKAQPIRRYKLLELKKSDVTLTVPQSPNFSDRFRM
- the LOC139542664 gene encoding targeting protein for Xklp2-like isoform X4; this encodes MDAEMAQSESASHYEFDAPSHVIDFQALETEDNADIWFDQCAGQDERLFGHLATPNRNIPFGATPKAHLPRAIVSPRVKENSDSEAPSTSSVPTTADALSTSSNIVTSWGNRPAPVAAPPKGPPARPRRVSKRKDAASNEGQHTAPEAAPPVKKLRRSLSLPPRRSGSVRTSVRLNPRAANQARPAAAAASTTQNKSSEQQEMVHIKTLQKEVADKRKRNEASYKAALAGSQLPKKLALATTVPKEFNFSTDGRVKAGTASTHMEVDFTAQLRKHPSSPTKAPKGATVPKPFNLSTGSKRKVADPVPFMPMAQQIELFQKRTPTRYHLRSRQSQERGPSPVKSEQLKITHPHTPQLMTRQRSRPTAVKSSAELEAEELQKLQQFKFKALELNRKILEGALNPKKPTVKESTHPEVFHMHMDRRHAERQASKKPDEPEEQHTFRSRPLPVRILEEVVGVPEKKVQCPTVPESPAWALKRMCMDRKLEEVKPPAPLKAHAVPHFGLPFLPKLQDKTQVEVCPFSFEERERERRVLKEKRLEELRHEEAPTFKAQPLPDFHAVVLPEKKVAEPTKPEPFKLLLDERGAAKNDRWEQMMKEEQKHQAEAATFKARPNTAIHKEPFMPKKENRSVLVPEVFQLSTERRAKERLEFERAVSEKEALRARVEEAQRMELEECEKEKMARLRQEQVHKAQPIRRYKLLELKKSDVTLTVPQSPNFSDRFRM
- the LOC139542664 gene encoding targeting protein for Xklp2-B-like isoform X3 encodes the protein MDAEMAQSESASHYEFDAPSHVIDFQALETEDNADIWFDQCAGQDERLFGHLATPNRNIPFGATPKAHLPRAIVSPRVKENSDSEAPSTSSVPTTADALSTSSNIVTSWGNRPAPVAAPPKGPPARPRRVSKRKDAASNEGQHTAPEAAPPVKKLRRSLSLPPRRSGSVRTSVRLNPRAANQARPAAAAASTTQNKSSEQQEMVHIKTLQKEVADKRKRNEASYKAALAGSQLPKKLALATTVPKEFNFSTDGRVKAGTASTHMEVDFTAQLRKHPSSPTKAPKGATVPKPFNLSTGSKRKVADPVPFMPMAQQIELFQKRTPTRYHLRSRQSQERGPSPVKSEQLKITHPHTPQLMTRQRSRPTAVKSSAELEAEELQKLQQFKFKALELNRKILEGALNPKKPTVKESTHPEVFHMHMDRRHAERQASKKPDEPEEQHTFRSRPLPVRILEEVVGVPEKKVQCPTVPESPAWALKRMCMDRKLEEVKPPAPLKAHAVPHFGLPFLPKLQDKTQVEVCPFSFEERERERRVLKEKRLEELRHEEAPTFKAQPLPDFHAVVLPEKKVAEPTKPEPFKLLLDERGAAKNDRWEQMMKEEQKHQAEAATFKARPNTAIHKEPFMPKKENRSVLEDINNSVVPEVFQLSTERRAKERLEFERAVSEKEALRARVEEAQRMELEECEKEKMARLRQEQVHKAQPIRRYKLLELKKSDVTLTVPQSPNFSDRFRM
- the LOC139542664 gene encoding targeting protein for Xklp2-like isoform X2, encoding MDAEMAQSESASHYEFDAPSHVIDFQALETEDNADIWFDQCAGQDERLFGHLATPNRNIPFGATPKAHLPRAIVSPRVKENSDSEAPSTSSVPTTADALSTSSNIVTSWGNRPAPVAAPPKGPPARPRRVSKRKDAASNEGQHTAPEAAPPVKKLRSSNPTAVRTFRPRRRSLSLPPRRSGSVRTSVRLNPRAANQARPAAAAASTTQNKSSEQQEMVHIKTLQKEVADKRKRNEASYKAALAGSQLPKKLALATTVPKEFNFSTDGRVKAGTASTHMEVDFTAQLRKHPSSPTKAPKGATVPKPFNLSTGSKRKVADPVPFMPMAQQIELFQKRTPTRYHLRSRQSQERGPSPVKSEQLKITHPHTPQLMTRQRSRPTAVKSSAELEAEELQKLQQFKFKALELNRKILEGALNPKKPTVKESTHPEVFHMHMDRRHAERQASKKPDEPEEQHTFRSRPLPVRILEEVVGVPEKKVQCPTVPESPAWALKRMCMDRKLEEVKPPAPLKAHAVPHFGLPFLPKLQDKTQVEVCPFSFEERERERRVLKEKRLEELRHEEAPTFKAQPLPDFHAVVLPEKKVAEPTKPEPFKLLLDERGAAKNDRWEQMMKEEQKHQAEAATFKARPNTAIHKEPFMPKKENRSVLVPEVFQLSTERRAKERLEFERAVSEKEALRARVEEAQRMELEECEKEKMARLRQEQVHKAQPIRRYKLLELKKSDVTLTVPQSPNFSDRFRM
- the LOC139542664 gene encoding targeting protein for Xklp2-like isoform X1, which gives rise to MDAEMAQSESASHYEFDAPSHVIDFQALETEDNADIWFDQCAGQDERLFGHLATPNRNIPFGATPKAHLPRAIVSPRVKENSDSEAPSTSSVPTTADALSTSSNIVTSWGNRPAPVAAPPKGPPARPRRVSKRKDAASNEGQHTAPEAAPPVKKLRSSNPTAVRTFRPRRRSLSLPPRRSGSVRTSVRLNPRAANQARPAAAAASTTQNKSSEQQEMVHIKTLQKEVADKRKRNEASYKAALAGSQLPKKLALATTVPKEFNFSTDGRVKAGTASTHMEVDFTAQLRKHPSSPTKAPKGATVPKPFNLSTGSKRKVADPVPFMPMAQQIELFQKRTPTRYHLRSRQSQERGPSPVKSEQLKITHPHTPQLMTRQRSRPTAVKSSAELEAEELQKLQQFKFKALELNRKILEGALNPKKPTVKESTHPEVFHMHMDRRHAERQASKKPDEPEEQHTFRSRPLPVRILEEVVGVPEKKVQCPTVPESPAWALKRMCMDRKLEEVKPPAPLKAHAVPHFGLPFLPKLQDKTQVEVCPFSFEERERERRVLKEKRLEELRHEEAPTFKAQPLPDFHAVVLPEKKVAEPTKPEPFKLLLDERGAAKNDRWEQMMKEEQKHQAEAATFKARPNTAIHKEPFMPKKENRSVLEDINNSVVPEVFQLSTERRAKERLEFERAVSEKEALRARVEEAQRMELEECEKEKMARLRQEQVHKAQPIRRYKLLELKKSDVTLTVPQSPNFSDRFRM